In Pantoea cypripedii, the following proteins share a genomic window:
- a CDS encoding isochorismatase family protein has protein sequence MAIPKLTSYPLPAATELPANKVKWSLEPQRAALLIHDMQAYFLNFWGENSPLVNQVVENIARLRAYCKAQGIPVFYTAQPNEQSDADRALLNDMWGPGLNKHPDQQKIVDALAPDQDDQVLTKWRYSAFHRSPLESILQEMGRDQLIITGVYAHIGCLTTATDAFMRNIQPFMVADALADFTREEHMMALTYTAGRSGKVVMTADLMPLPLSKDALRALILPLLEDDDVPEDDENLIDYGLDSVRVMALAARWRQVHSDIDFVSLAKSPSIDGWWALLSRERA, from the coding sequence ATGGCTATTCCAAAATTGACCTCTTATCCGCTGCCAGCCGCCACCGAGTTGCCTGCCAACAAGGTGAAGTGGAGCCTGGAGCCGCAACGCGCGGCGCTGCTGATTCACGATATGCAGGCCTATTTCCTTAACTTTTGGGGCGAAAACAGCCCACTGGTGAATCAGGTCGTCGAAAACATTGCGCGTCTGCGTGCCTACTGCAAAGCGCAGGGTATTCCGGTGTTCTACACCGCACAGCCGAATGAGCAAAGCGATGCGGATCGCGCCCTGCTTAACGATATGTGGGGACCGGGCCTGAACAAACATCCCGATCAACAGAAGATCGTCGATGCACTGGCCCCGGATCAGGATGATCAGGTACTGACCAAATGGCGCTACAGCGCTTTCCACCGTTCGCCGCTGGAATCGATCCTGCAAGAGATGGGACGCGATCAGCTGATCATCACCGGCGTGTACGCCCACATCGGCTGCCTGACCACCGCGACCGATGCCTTTATGCGTAACATCCAGCCATTTATGGTGGCCGATGCGCTGGCTGATTTCACCCGCGAAGAACATATGATGGCGCTGACCTACACCGCAGGCCGCAGTGGCAAAGTGGTGATGACGGCTGACCTGATGCCGCTGCCGCTCTCCAAAGACGCACTGCGCGCGCTGATTCTGCCGCTGCTGGAAGATGACGATGTACCGGAAGATGATGAGAACCTGATTGATTACGGTCTCGATTCCGTGCGGGTAATGGCACTGGCTGCTCGCTGGCGTCAGGTGCATAGCGATATTGATTTCGTCAGTCTGGCTAAAAGCCCCAGCATTGATGGCTGGTGGGCGCTGCTGTCACGGGAGCGCGCGTAA
- a CDS encoding (2,3-dihydroxybenzoyl)adenylate synthase, which translates to MSIPYNRWPDDLAARYREKGYWLDVPMTDILARQQHNEAIAVIDGDRHISYREMHQLTDNLAAALQRRGLKTGDTALVQLGNVADFYLTLFALFKIGVAPVNALFSHQRTELTAYAAQIEPVLLIADRSHPLFADDSFIDTLCRSHPSLQQVILRNDHQPENTLDALLAEAAGDFIPTPSAGDEVAFFQLSGGSTGTPKLIPRTHNDYYYSIRGSVEICAVTDRTRYLVALPAAHNFPMSSPGALGVFYAGGQVVLAADPSATLCFPLIEKHQITDTGLVPPAVSLWLQAIQEWGSNKQLASLERMQVGGAKLGETLAARIQQEIGCRLQQVFGMAEGLVNYTRFGDDEKTILTTQGRPISDDDEVWVADAEGNALPSGEVGRLMTRGPYTFRGYYRSPEHNAASFDADGFYCSGDLIEINPQGYITVQGREKDQINRGGEKIAAEEIENLLQRHPDVIHAALVSMNDELMGEKSCAFIVASQPLKPVALRRHLRELGVAEFKLPDRITCVDALPLTPVGKVDKKRLRQQLADQQAQA; encoded by the coding sequence ATGAGTATTCCCTACAACCGCTGGCCGGATGACCTGGCCGCGCGTTACCGCGAGAAAGGCTACTGGCTCGATGTGCCGATGACCGACATTTTGGCGCGTCAGCAACACAATGAGGCTATCGCGGTTATCGATGGCGATCGTCACATCAGCTATCGTGAAATGCATCAGCTGACTGACAATCTGGCGGCGGCACTGCAACGTCGCGGCCTGAAAACCGGCGATACTGCGCTGGTACAGCTCGGCAACGTGGCGGATTTCTACCTGACGCTGTTTGCCCTGTTCAAAATCGGCGTGGCACCGGTCAATGCGTTGTTCAGCCATCAACGTACCGAGCTGACCGCCTATGCCGCGCAGATTGAACCGGTGCTGCTGATTGCCGATCGCAGCCATCCATTGTTTGCCGATGACAGCTTTATCGATACGCTGTGCCGTTCGCATCCGTCACTGCAACAGGTGATTTTGCGTAACGATCATCAGCCGGAAAACACCCTCGACGCATTGCTGGCTGAAGCTGCCGGTGACTTTATCCCCACGCCGAGCGCCGGTGATGAAGTGGCGTTCTTCCAGCTTTCCGGCGGCAGTACCGGCACGCCAAAACTGATCCCACGCACCCACAATGACTACTACTACAGCATTCGCGGTAGCGTTGAGATTTGTGCCGTGACTGATCGCACCCGTTATCTGGTGGCGTTACCTGCTGCGCATAACTTCCCGATGAGCTCGCCAGGCGCGCTTGGCGTCTTTTATGCCGGAGGCCAGGTGGTACTGGCCGCCGATCCCAGCGCCACGCTGTGCTTTCCGTTAATCGAAAAGCATCAGATCACCGACACCGGCCTGGTGCCACCGGCGGTAAGCCTGTGGTTGCAGGCGATTCAGGAATGGGGCAGCAATAAACAACTGGCCTCGCTCGAACGTATGCAGGTGGGCGGTGCCAAGCTGGGTGAAACCCTCGCCGCGCGGATTCAGCAGGAAATCGGTTGCCGGCTGCAACAGGTGTTCGGCATGGCTGAAGGCCTGGTGAATTACACCCGCTTCGGCGATGACGAAAAAACCATCCTCACCACCCAGGGTCGCCCGATTTCTGACGATGATGAAGTCTGGGTGGCTGACGCCGAGGGCAACGCCCTGCCGAGCGGTGAAGTGGGCCGTCTGATGACGCGCGGACCTTATACCTTCCGTGGCTACTACCGCAGCCCGGAGCACAACGCGGCCAGCTTTGATGCCGATGGATTTTACTGTTCCGGCGATCTGATTGAGATCAACCCACAGGGTTACATCACCGTGCAGGGCCGCGAGAAAGATCAGATCAACCGTGGCGGTGAGAAGATCGCGGCGGAAGAGATCGAAAACCTGCTGCAACGGCACCCGGATGTGATCCACGCCGCGCTGGTGTCGATGAACGATGAGCTGATGGGTGAAAAAAGCTGCGCCTTTATCGTCGCCAGCCAGCCGCTTAAACCGGTGGCGCTGCGTCGCCATCTGCGCGAACTGGGCGTTGCCGAGTTCAAATTACCCGATCGTATTACCTGCGTAGACGCCCTGCCGCTGACCCCGGTTGGCAAGGTGGATAAAAAACGTTTGCGCCAACAGCTTGCCGACCAACAAGCGCAAGCCTGA
- a CDS encoding isochorismate synthase — MVESSTFENAWLQDFSALCRGFLFTSPWQSLVTQGCYTTLTESVQDAADLQGHFQQQLRQHFAAAKKQGIEKPILVGAIPFDVSQPAALFIPESHQTFNRADLLAALPAKPGALPEVRRRAAVPDHDVFLRMVADAVAATQRGDLDKVVLSRLMDIVTEQPVDSAALMQRVIALNPNSYHFHLPLPQGGVLLGASPELMLRKHGRDFSSCPLAGSARRDNDSQRDQAAGDTLMNSGKDRHEHQLVTDAMRGTLQPRSRRLSVPTVPSLITTSTLWHLATQIDGEVQDERDNALSLACLLHPTPALSGFPHQRAQQLIQTLEPFDRQLFGGIVGWCDEAGNGEWVVTIRCGTVHDTHVRLFAGAGIVADSQPESEWRETGVKLDTMLRAFGLQ, encoded by the coding sequence ATGGTGGAATCGTCCACGTTTGAAAATGCCTGGCTGCAGGATTTTTCCGCACTTTGCCGCGGATTCCTGTTTACTTCGCCCTGGCAGAGCCTGGTAACGCAGGGTTGTTACACCACGCTGACTGAGTCGGTGCAGGATGCTGCCGATTTACAGGGCCATTTTCAGCAGCAGCTGCGTCAGCACTTCGCTGCAGCCAAAAAGCAAGGTATTGAGAAACCGATTCTGGTGGGTGCCATCCCGTTTGATGTCAGCCAGCCTGCGGCCTTATTTATTCCTGAATCCCATCAAACCTTTAACCGCGCCGATCTGCTGGCCGCGCTGCCCGCCAAACCCGGTGCGTTGCCCGAGGTGCGTCGCCGTGCGGCCGTACCGGATCACGATGTCTTTCTCAGGATGGTGGCCGATGCCGTCGCCGCCACCCAACGGGGCGACCTCGACAAAGTGGTGCTGTCGCGCCTGATGGATATCGTCACCGAACAACCGGTGGATAGCGCTGCGCTGATGCAGCGGGTGATTGCGCTAAATCCCAACAGCTACCATTTCCATCTGCCCTTGCCGCAAGGCGGTGTGCTGCTCGGTGCCAGCCCGGAACTGATGCTGCGTAAGCACGGCCGTGACTTCAGCTCCTGTCCGCTGGCCGGTTCCGCGCGCCGGGATAATGATAGCCAGCGTGATCAAGCCGCTGGGGATACCCTGATGAACTCCGGTAAAGATCGGCACGAACATCAGCTGGTCACCGATGCGATGCGCGGCACACTGCAACCGCGTAGTCGCCGATTGTCGGTGCCGACAGTGCCGTCGTTGATTACCACCTCAACCTTATGGCACCTCGCCACCCAGATAGATGGCGAAGTGCAGGACGAGCGCGACAATGCCCTGTCGCTGGCCTGTCTGCTGCATCCGACCCCGGCATTGAGCGGTTTCCCGCATCAGCGCGCTCAGCAACTGATTCAGACGCTGGAGCCCTTTGATCGCCAGCTGTTTGGCGGCATTGTCGGCTGGTGCGATGAGGCAGGCAATGGCGAATGGGTGGTCACGATTCGCTGCGGCACGGTGCACGACACGCACGTACGTCTGTTCGCCGGTGCGGGCATCGTTGCCGACTCTCAACCCGAATCAGAATGGCGTGAAACCGGCGTGAAGCTGGATACCATGCTGCGCGCCTTTGGACTGCAATAA
- the fepB gene encoding Fe2+-enterobactin ABC transporter substrate-binding protein — translation MNKCGLWGTFVLLFILQAFSSMARADQGWPRKIQTEQGIVTLSKAPQRIVSTSLTLTGSLLAIDAPVIASGATAPNSRLSDDQGFFRQWGEVAKQRGVKRLYIGEPSAEAVAAEAPDLIIVSATGNDSAIKLVSQLSAIAPTLVINYDDKSWQDLVTLLGDATGHEAQAAQRIKAFDDREAALKKAITLPPQPVSAMVWNGDGRAVNLWTAESAQGKLLQQLGFTLAMPPANIQQSHSMGQRKDIIQLSGETVASGLTGHSFLLFAADDKTAQSVLSNPFLAQNEAVTHKQVYALGADTFRLDYYSASNLLARLEKLFVKS, via the coding sequence ATGAATAAATGCGGATTATGGGGCACGTTTGTCCTGTTGTTCATTTTGCAGGCTTTCAGCAGCATGGCGCGCGCTGATCAGGGCTGGCCGCGCAAGATTCAAACCGAGCAGGGCATCGTCACGCTCAGCAAAGCGCCGCAGCGCATTGTCTCGACCAGCCTCACGCTGACTGGTTCGCTGCTGGCGATTGATGCCCCGGTGATCGCCTCGGGGGCGACTGCCCCTAACAGCCGTCTTTCTGACGATCAGGGATTCTTCCGTCAGTGGGGCGAGGTGGCGAAACAGCGTGGCGTGAAGCGTCTGTATATCGGTGAACCCAGTGCGGAAGCTGTTGCGGCGGAAGCGCCGGATCTGATTATCGTCAGCGCCACCGGCAATGACTCCGCCATCAAGCTGGTCAGTCAGCTGTCTGCCATTGCTCCGACTTTGGTGATCAACTACGACGATAAAAGCTGGCAGGATCTGGTGACGCTGCTCGGCGACGCCACCGGCCACGAAGCGCAGGCGGCACAGCGCATTAAGGCTTTCGACGATCGTGAAGCGGCACTGAAAAAAGCCATCACGCTGCCACCGCAGCCGGTTTCTGCCATGGTGTGGAACGGTGACGGGCGTGCGGTGAATCTGTGGACGGCAGAATCAGCCCAGGGCAAATTGTTGCAGCAGCTCGGTTTCACCCTGGCGATGCCCCCGGCCAATATTCAGCAGAGTCACAGCATGGGGCAGCGTAAAGATATCATTCAGCTATCGGGTGAAACCGTTGCCAGCGGCCTGACCGGCCACAGCTTCCTGCTGTTTGCTGCCGATGATAAAACCGCACAATCGGTACTGAGCAATCCGTTCCTGGCACAAAACGAGGCAGTCACGCATAAGCAGGTGTATGCGCTGGGGGCGGATACCTTCCGCCTTGATTACTACAGCGCCAGCAATCTGCTGGCGCGTCTGGAGAAATTGTTCGTTAAATCATGA
- the entS gene encoding enterobactin transporter EntS, translating into MNKPSHFIDLSLLKSHPAFRAVFIARFISIVALGMLAVAVPVQIQQMTASSWLVGLGVTVAACGMFIGLLTGGVLADRYERKKLILFARSTCGLGFVGLAINAALPQPSLMAVYLLGLWDGFFGAIGVTALLAATPALVGRENLMQAGALTMLTVRFGSILSPAIAGMVIASGGVVWNFALAAAGTLLTVLTLLKLPPLPLPPQPRENPLKSLAVGVQFLFSTPLVGMAALIGALVTLASAIRVLYPALAPHWEVSADRLGLMFAAVPLGAAVGALTSGRLAHASRPGLLILSSAIAAFVALGLFGLMPSFPLALLCLVAFGYFSSITSLVQYTMIQALTPDALLGRINSLWTAQNVTGDALGAAMIGAMGSWLLPPQAATMFGFAAAVLGVLMWFLMGRLRRYQPPAVTLAEDAS; encoded by the coding sequence ATGAACAAACCCTCCCACTTTATTGATCTCTCCCTGCTTAAATCCCACCCGGCGTTTCGCGCGGTGTTTATCGCCCGTTTTATCTCGATTGTCGCCCTCGGCATGCTGGCGGTGGCGGTACCGGTACAAATTCAGCAGATGACGGCGTCATCCTGGCTGGTCGGTCTGGGGGTGACTGTAGCAGCCTGCGGCATGTTTATCGGTTTGCTGACCGGGGGCGTGCTGGCCGACCGCTATGAACGTAAGAAGCTGATTTTATTCGCCCGTTCTACCTGCGGCCTTGGCTTTGTCGGGCTGGCGATTAACGCTGCATTACCACAGCCCTCACTGATGGCGGTGTATCTGCTGGGATTGTGGGATGGCTTCTTTGGTGCGATTGGCGTGACCGCGCTGCTGGCTGCGACACCGGCGCTGGTCGGGCGCGAAAACCTGATGCAGGCCGGTGCCCTGACCATGCTAACCGTACGCTTCGGCTCGATTCTCTCCCCGGCGATTGCCGGTATGGTGATTGCCAGCGGCGGTGTGGTGTGGAACTTCGCACTGGCAGCGGCGGGCACCCTGCTGACCGTGCTGACTCTGCTCAAACTCCCGCCATTGCCGCTACCGCCGCAGCCGCGTGAGAACCCATTGAAATCACTCGCCGTGGGTGTGCAGTTCCTGTTTAGCACGCCGCTGGTGGGAATGGCGGCACTGATCGGTGCACTGGTGACGCTGGCCAGTGCCATCCGCGTGCTGTACCCGGCCCTGGCACCGCATTGGGAGGTCAGCGCCGATCGGCTCGGATTGATGTTTGCCGCGGTGCCACTCGGCGCGGCGGTAGGGGCATTAACCAGTGGCCGCCTGGCGCATGCCAGCCGCCCGGGGCTGCTGATTCTCAGCAGCGCGATTGCCGCTTTCGTTGCGCTGGGGCTGTTTGGCCTGATGCCATCATTCCCCCTCGCCCTGCTGTGCCTGGTGGCTTTTGGCTACTTCAGTTCAATTACCAGCCTGGTGCAGTACACCATGATCCAGGCGTTAACGCCGGATGCGCTTCTTGGGCGGATCAACAGTCTGTGGACGGCACAGAATGTCACGGGCGATGCGCTGGGGGCGGCAATGATTGGCGCGATGGGATCATGGCTGCTGCCACCGCAGGCCGCGACAATGTTTGGCTTCGCGGCGGCGGTGTTGGGTGTGCTGATGTGGTTTTTGATGGGGCGCTTACGCCGCTATCAACCGCCAGCGGTCACGCTGGCGGAAGACGCATCATGA
- the fepD gene encoding Fe(3+)-siderophore ABC transporter permease: MLLVLLIALSLMLGAKSISFSDVYHSLISTCSDADCVIVRDARLPRTLAGLLAGVALGLAGALMQSLTRNPLADPGILGVNAGAGFAVVLGIALFGADTPVAWLGFAFGGALLASLLVAMTGAIGGGRVNPVRLTLAGVALGAVLEGLTSGISLLNPDIYDHLRFWHSGSLDIRNFTILRTLFPAVLVGSVVAFCLSQALNSLSMGGDMATALGTRVARTQLLGLLAIALLCGAATAAVGPIAFLGLMTPHLARWLVGNDHRWLLPATALLTPILLLAADIIGRLLVPGELRVSIVTAMLGAPMLIVLVRRKLGRGAV; the protein is encoded by the coding sequence ATGCTGCTGGTGCTCCTTATTGCCCTCAGTTTGATGCTGGGAGCAAAATCTATCTCTTTTTCCGATGTTTATCATTCGCTTATCTCAACCTGTTCTGACGCGGATTGCGTGATTGTGCGCGATGCGCGTCTGCCACGTACGCTGGCCGGATTGCTGGCAGGCGTTGCTCTGGGGCTGGCGGGGGCGTTGATGCAAAGCCTGACGCGCAACCCGCTGGCCGATCCGGGGATTCTGGGGGTGAACGCCGGGGCGGGTTTCGCCGTGGTGCTGGGCATTGCGCTGTTTGGTGCCGACACACCGGTCGCATGGCTCGGATTTGCTTTTGGCGGCGCGCTACTGGCTTCGCTGCTGGTGGCGATGACCGGCGCGATTGGTGGCGGACGCGTGAATCCGGTGCGTCTGACTCTGGCGGGGGTGGCGCTGGGGGCGGTGCTGGAAGGGTTAACCTCGGGGATTTCGCTGCTCAATCCTGACATCTACGATCATCTGCGTTTCTGGCACAGCGGTTCGCTGGATATCCGCAATTTCACCATTTTGCGTACCCTGTTTCCGGCGGTGCTGGTGGGCAGCGTGGTGGCCTTTTGCCTGTCGCAGGCGCTTAACAGCCTGAGTATGGGGGGCGATATGGCGACGGCACTGGGAACCCGCGTGGCGCGTACCCAGCTGCTTGGGCTGCTGGCGATAGCGCTGCTGTGCGGCGCGGCAACGGCAGCGGTCGGGCCGATCGCTTTTCTCGGTTTAATGACGCCGCATCTGGCACGCTGGCTGGTGGGCAATGACCATCGCTGGTTGCTACCTGCCACCGCGCTGCTGACGCCGATCCTGTTATTAGCCGCAGATATTATTGGTCGCCTGCTGGTACCTGGTGAGCTGCGGGTGTCCATCGTCACCGCGATGCTTGGCGCGCCAATGTTGATCGTGCTAGTACGACGCAAATTAGGGCGAGGTGCGGTATGA
- the fepG gene encoding iron-enterobactin ABC transporter permease, with protein MNSLWLLLGCGLLAFLALTRGALPISGEQVWQVLLGEGASNVKLILLEWRLPRVLMALLIGAALGISGAIFQSLLRNPLGSPDILGFNTGAYSGVLVALVLFNQNASAMTLAALLGGIITAALVYLFAWRNGVETFRLIIVGISVRALLMALNSWLIISASLESAVSAGLWSAGSLNGITWAKTPPVIAVLLLSLLLVALLARRMRLLEMGDDTACALGVPVERSRLWLMLLGVVLTAASTALVGPISFIALLAPQIARRLGGGMPLTALCGALLLIAADFAAQHLFLPYQLPVGVITVSLGGLYLIALLVREARRQ; from the coding sequence ATGAATTCGCTCTGGCTGCTGCTGGGCTGCGGACTGCTGGCTTTTCTGGCGCTGACGCGTGGCGCACTGCCGATCAGCGGTGAACAGGTGTGGCAGGTGCTGCTGGGTGAGGGTGCCAGCAACGTAAAACTGATTCTGCTGGAATGGCGCTTGCCGCGTGTGCTGATGGCGTTGCTGATTGGCGCAGCGCTCGGCATCAGCGGCGCGATTTTCCAGTCGCTGCTGCGTAACCCGCTCGGCAGCCCTGATATTTTGGGTTTTAACACCGGAGCCTATAGCGGTGTGCTGGTGGCGCTGGTGCTGTTTAATCAAAATGCCTCGGCAATGACCCTTGCCGCGCTGCTGGGCGGCATTATCACCGCAGCGCTGGTGTATCTGTTTGCCTGGCGTAATGGCGTAGAAACCTTTCGTTTGATTATTGTCGGCATCAGCGTGCGTGCCTTGCTGATGGCGCTCAACAGCTGGCTGATTATCAGCGCGTCGCTCGAATCTGCGGTCAGCGCCGGTTTATGGAGTGCCGGGTCGCTCAACGGCATCACCTGGGCGAAGACACCGCCGGTGATTGCCGTGTTATTGCTGAGTCTGCTGCTGGTGGCGCTGCTGGCACGCCGGATGCGTCTGCTGGAGATGGGGGATGACACCGCCTGTGCGCTTGGCGTACCGGTGGAGCGCAGCCGCCTGTGGTTAATGCTGCTTGGTGTGGTGCTGACCGCAGCCTCGACTGCACTGGTCGGACCGATTTCGTTTATTGCCTTGCTGGCACCGCAGATAGCCCGTCGTCTCGGCGGCGGTATGCCGCTGACCGCGCTGTGCGGTGCGTTGCTATTGATCGCTGCGGATTTTGCCGCGCAGCATCTGTTCCTGCCTTATCAATTGCCGGTTGGCGTGATTACCGTCAGCCTCGGTGGACTTTATCTGATTGCTTTACTGGTGCGGGAGGCGCGACGCCAATGA
- a CDS encoding ATP-binding cassette domain-containing protein: protein MTEIPSRLYGEGLTLGYDKKVVAENLSVAIPEGELTVIIGPNACGKSTLLRTLSRLNPPLKGQVFLDGEAINRYPTKEVARRLGLLPQSSNAPAGISVTELVARGRYPHQQLFGRWRAEDEAAVQQAMLATGVADLAQQQVDTLSGGQRQRVWIAMVLAQQTPLLLLDEPTTWLDITHQIELLELMQDLNQQHGRSLVVVLHDLNHACRYATHLIAMRHGRIIAEGKPAEIVTPALIEQVYGLRCVIVEDPVAHTPMIVPLGRPGK from the coding sequence ATGACCGAAATTCCTTCACGTCTCTATGGCGAAGGGCTGACGCTGGGCTACGACAAAAAAGTGGTGGCGGAGAATTTGTCGGTGGCGATCCCGGAAGGGGAGCTGACGGTGATTATCGGCCCCAATGCCTGCGGCAAATCGACCCTGCTACGCACCCTGAGTCGCCTTAATCCTCCGCTGAAAGGCCAGGTTTTTCTTGATGGTGAAGCCATCAATCGTTATCCCACGAAAGAAGTGGCGCGCCGTCTCGGCCTGTTGCCGCAAAGTTCCAACGCCCCGGCGGGGATCAGCGTTACTGAGCTGGTAGCGCGTGGTCGCTATCCGCATCAGCAGCTGTTTGGCCGCTGGCGTGCCGAAGATGAAGCGGCGGTGCAGCAGGCGATGCTGGCGACCGGCGTGGCTGATCTGGCGCAGCAGCAGGTGGATACGCTCTCCGGTGGGCAGCGTCAGCGAGTGTGGATTGCCATGGTGCTGGCACAGCAGACGCCGTTACTGCTGCTGGATGAACCGACCACCTGGCTGGATATCACCCATCAGATTGAACTGCTGGAGTTGATGCAGGATCTTAATCAGCAGCACGGGCGTTCGCTGGTGGTGGTGCTGCATGACCTCAATCATGCCTGTCGGTATGCCACGCACCTGATTGCGATGCGCCATGGGCGGATTATTGCCGAAGGGAAACCGGCAGAGATCGTCACCCCGGCGCTGATTGAGCAGGTCTATGGCTTGCGCTGCGTGATTGTGGAAGATCCGGTGGCACATACGCCGATGATCGTGCCGCTGGGACGACCAGGCAAATAA